Genomic window (Sphingosinicella microcystinivorans):
GGCCGTGATCGCGCGGCAGGCGTTCGGGCGCGCACCGAACCTCGCGGCGGCGGTGCGGCGTCTCGTCGTCGACGGCAAGACCACGGTTGAAGAGGCGGTGCGGATCATGCGCCGGGATTCGGCGGTCGATGCCGACCTTTGATTATCTCGCGCTCGACACGGCGGGCCGCGAGCGCACGGGAACGCTGACCGCCGCGAGCGAAAGCGACGCACGCGCGTTGCTCGAACGCCGCAAGCTGCTTCCGGTGCGACTCGGTGCGGCGGCGGAAACCCGCACGGCACCGGCTCCAGCGCTCAGCGCCGGTTTCGGCCGCCGCAAGCTGTCGTCCAAGGCGCTCACCCTGTTCACGCGCCAGCTCGCGACTCTGATTTCCGTCTCGCCGCTGGAAGAATCGCTGCGCTCGATCGCCATGCAGGCGGAGCAGAAGAAGGTCGCCGATGTCGTCTGGCGCGTGCATGGCGGCGTCGTCGAAGGCCGCCGCCTTGCCGACGCGATGGCGCTCGAAGCCGCGAGCTTTCCGCCGCTCTACCGCGCGATGGTCGCTGCCGGAGAAGGCTCGGGCGGCATGACCGAAATCCTCGAACGCCTCGCCGATCTCCACGAGCGGCAGGCGGAGGTGCGCGGCAAGATCCTCACCACGCTCGCTTACCCCGCGATGCTGGCGCTCGTCGCACTGCTCATCGTCATCGGTATGATGACCTACGTGATTCCGAAGGTCGTCGAGCAGTTCAACGACATGGGGCAGGAGCTGCCGCTGCTCACCCGCATCGTCATCGGCATCTCGGATTTCATGACGAGCTACGGCCTCATCGTGCTCGCACTCATCGGCGTCGGCGTGCTCGTCTTCACGCGCATGATGCAGCGCGAGGATTTCCACCTGAGGGTGGACCGCGCCTTGCTCCGCATCCCGCTCACCGGGCGGCTGCTGCGCGATCTCCACGCCGCGCGCCTCGCGCGCACGCTTTCCACGATGGTCGAGAACGGGATGCCGCTTCTCGACGGCCTCGCCGCCACCTCGCGCACCATCCGCAACCGCGTGCTGCGCGGCGCGACCGAGGATATGGTGGAATCGATCCGCGAGGGCGGCAGCCTGTCGGGCTCGATGCGCCGCACCGGCATCTTCCCGCCGCTTCTCGTCCACATGACGGCGTCGGGCGAATCGAGCGGCAAGCTCGCGCCGATGCTTGGCCGCGCCGCCGACTACATGGAGCGCGAATTCGACGCTTTCACGAAAAGCGCGCTCAGCCTGCTCGAACCGCTCATCATCGTCATCATGGGCGGTGTCATTGCGACAATCGTGCTATCCATCCTGCTGCCGATCCTGCAGCTCGACACCATTGCCATCCAGTGAGGTTCCAAGTGCCGAAGCCCGTGGAAAAGAAGAAACGCGAAGACGGATTCACGCTGGTGGAGCTGATGGTCGTGCTCGCCATCATCGGTCTGCTCACCACGTTCGTCGTCATCAACGTGCTGCCGAGCCAGGACCGCGCGATGGTGGAAAAGGCGCGCGCCGACGTCGCGCTCATCGGGCAGGCGATGGAGATGTACCGCATCGACAACATGAC
Coding sequences:
- the gspF gene encoding type II secretion system inner membrane protein GspF, yielding MPTFDYLALDTAGRERTGTLTAASESDARALLERRKLLPVRLGAAAETRTAPAPALSAGFGRRKLSSKALTLFTRQLATLISVSPLEESLRSIAMQAEQKKVADVVWRVHGGVVEGRRLADAMALEAASFPPLYRAMVAAGEGSGGMTEILERLADLHERQAEVRGKILTTLAYPAMLALVALLIVIGMMTYVIPKVVEQFNDMGQELPLLTRIVIGISDFMTSYGLIVLALIGVGVLVFTRMMQREDFHLRVDRALLRIPLTGRLLRDLHAARLARTLSTMVENGMPLLDGLAATSRTIRNRVLRGATEDMVESIREGGSLSGSMRRTGIFPPLLVHMTASGESSGKLAPMLGRAADYMEREFDAFTKSALSLLEPLIIVIMGGVIATIVLSILLPILQLDTIAIQ